A genomic segment from Chitinophaga niabensis encodes:
- a CDS encoding carboxypeptidase-like regulatory domain-containing protein translates to MHKKLIIFLSLLFMPFLLKAQLKAFKDSIIQISGITMTADSLRAIPAVSIIVKGQNRGTISNSQGVFSIVAFKGDTLSFTAVGFRKKEYRIPANLPGNSYSVIQLLTEDTIYLSETIIKPYPSKREFEKAFVSMDIPNDMYEIARKNNDQAKIRAMARSIPIDAGGAYGVFMQKQQQSLYYAGQTPPQNIFNPIAWAQFIEAWKRGDFKRKD, encoded by the coding sequence ATGCATAAGAAACTGATCATATTTTTGTCCCTGCTGTTCATGCCGTTTTTGTTAAAGGCGCAGTTGAAAGCATTCAAAGACAGCATTATACAAATATCCGGTATTACCATGACGGCGGACAGCCTGAGGGCCATTCCCGCTGTGAGTATCATCGTAAAGGGGCAGAACCGTGGTACCATTTCCAACAGCCAGGGGGTATTCTCCATCGTGGCTTTCAAAGGCGATACACTGAGCTTCACTGCCGTGGGCTTCCGCAAAAAAGAATACAGGATCCCCGCAAACCTGCCCGGAAACAGCTACTCCGTGATCCAGCTCCTCACCGAGGATACCATTTACCTCTCTGAAACCATCATCAAACCTTATCCCAGTAAAAGGGAATTTGAAAAGGCTTTTGTAAGTATGGATATTCCGAATGATATGTATGAAATTGCCCGTAAGAATAACGACCAGGCCAAGATCCGTGCCATGGCCCGTTCCATCCCCATCGATGCCGGCGGGGCTTATGGTGTTTTCATGCAGAAACAGCAGCAATCCCTCTACTATGCAGGCCAAACGCCTCCTCAGAACATCTTCAATCCAATCGCCTGGGCCCAGTTCATAGAAGCCTGGAAACGGGGTGATTTCAAGCGCAAAGATTAG
- a CDS encoding Mrp/NBP35 family ATP-binding protein: MITKEMVLEALSNVEEPDLGKDLVTLNMVKDIEINGNKVKFTVVLTTPACPLKEMIKNACVNAIIHLVSKEAEVEVKMTANVSSNRKDGKGLLPNVKNIIMVASGKGGVGKSTVAANLALSLAQDGAKVGLMDADIYGPSVPIMFGVRGERPMMVNVDGKGMIVPMEKFGIKFMSIGLLVDEKQAIVWRGPMASSALKQFVSDVYWEELDYLIIDMPPGTGDIHLTLVQSVPVTGAVIVTTPQDVALADAKKGIGMFSSPQIRVPIIGLVENMAYFTPAELPNNKYYIFGKEGGKRLAEELEIPFLGQIPLVQSIREGGDEGVPAVAGNDAITKNAFAEFAGATARSIAMRNANIEPTKIVEIVV; encoded by the coding sequence ATGATCACAAAAGAAATGGTGCTCGAGGCGCTGTCGAATGTGGAAGAACCCGATCTGGGTAAGGATTTGGTGACACTGAACATGGTGAAAGACATCGAGATCAACGGCAATAAAGTTAAATTTACCGTAGTACTGACCACACCGGCTTGTCCGCTGAAGGAAATGATAAAAAATGCCTGTGTGAATGCCATCATTCACCTGGTGAGCAAGGAAGCTGAGGTGGAAGTAAAAATGACGGCCAACGTAAGCTCCAACAGGAAAGATGGAAAAGGCCTGCTGCCGAATGTGAAAAATATCATTATGGTGGCGTCCGGTAAAGGCGGGGTGGGTAAATCCACCGTAGCTGCCAATCTTGCATTATCCCTGGCACAAGACGGCGCTAAAGTGGGCCTGATGGATGCCGATATTTACGGACCTTCTGTTCCCATTATGTTTGGCGTTCGCGGAGAAAGACCTATGATGGTGAATGTGGACGGTAAAGGGATGATTGTTCCCATGGAGAAGTTCGGGATCAAATTCATGTCCATCGGCTTGCTGGTAGACGAAAAACAGGCGATCGTATGGCGCGGGCCCATGGCCAGCAGTGCATTGAAGCAATTTGTAAGTGATGTTTACTGGGAAGAGCTGGATTACCTGATCATTGATATGCCTCCCGGCACCGGCGATATTCACCTGACCCTTGTTCAGAGTGTACCTGTAACCGGCGCAGTGATCGTAACCACTCCGCAGGATGTGGCCCTGGCAGATGCCAAAAAAGGTATCGGTATGTTCAGCAGCCCCCAGATCCGCGTACCGATCATCGGTTTGGTGGAAAACATGGCTTACTTCACACCGGCTGAATTACCCAATAACAAATATTACATCTTTGGTAAAGAAGGTGGAAAAAGACTGGCAGAAGAACTGGAGATCCCCTTCCTTGGGCAGATACCTTTAGTACAAAGCATCCGTGAAGGAGGTGATGAAGGCGTTCCGGCAGTTGCAGGAAATGATGCCATCACTAAAAATGCTTTTGCTGAATTTGCAGGTGCTACCGCCCGCAGCATTGCTATGCGCAACGCCAATATTGAACCAACGAAGATCGTTGAGATAGTAGTTTAA
- a CDS encoding RDD family protein, whose protein sequence is MIDHLDEVPVSGPSYPVLVKRVQSTFIDFLIIVVLMLLASLLLNAIGDEKDTPTWINVVLFLGIWGLYEPLAVAYGCTVGNYLLRIRVVDADNYQKKIALWKAYVRYALKATLGWVSFLSVHFDSQRRAIHDFGAGSVMIQK, encoded by the coding sequence ATGATCGATCATCTGGACGAGGTTCCGGTATCCGGGCCTTCATACCCCGTGCTGGTAAAAAGAGTACAATCCACTTTCATTGATTTCCTGATCATCGTTGTACTGATGCTGTTAGCTTCCCTGTTATTGAATGCCATCGGCGACGAAAAGGATACACCCACCTGGATCAATGTTGTTCTTTTCCTGGGCATCTGGGGTTTATATGAACCCCTGGCTGTAGCTTACGGCTGCACTGTAGGAAATTATCTTTTGAGGATAAGGGTGGTGGATGCGGATAATTACCAGAAAAAGATCGCATTGTGGAAAGCTTACGTGAGATATGCCCTGAAGGCAACATTGGGCTGGGTATCTTTCCTCTCTGTTCATTTCGACTCCCAGCGCAGAGCCATACATGACTTCGGCGCCGGGAGCGTAATGATACAGAAATAA
- a CDS encoding FMN-binding negative transcriptional regulator encodes MYTPKYNEEKDWETVAAFIRQNGFGLLVSIHDGLPIGTHLPIELVEKTPGKFVLHGHIANANDQAATFVTGQTFMVVFMDPHAYISSSWYEKGKIPTWNYIAVHVYGVLRVLTEAELAQSLHQLMERYEAGSENPVHVHDIPAKEFHNNLKAITGFEISVDRVDTRFKLSQNRNDHDYFSVVDHLKELGDDHAHRIASEMELRRERK; translated from the coding sequence ATGTATACCCCTAAGTACAACGAGGAAAAAGACTGGGAAACGGTTGCCGCATTTATCCGGCAGAATGGTTTCGGGTTATTGGTCAGTATTCATGATGGCCTCCCTATCGGCACACATCTTCCTATTGAATTAGTTGAAAAAACACCGGGTAAATTTGTGCTTCACGGGCATATTGCCAATGCCAATGATCAGGCTGCCACCTTTGTAACCGGACAAACTTTCATGGTTGTATTCATGGACCCGCATGCTTACATTTCTTCCTCCTGGTATGAAAAGGGAAAGATCCCTACCTGGAACTACATCGCAGTGCATGTGTATGGTGTGCTGCGTGTTCTCACGGAGGCTGAATTGGCGCAATCCCTTCATCAACTTATGGAGCGCTACGAAGCGGGGTCTGAAAACCCGGTGCATGTGCATGATATTCCTGCTAAAGAATTCCATAATAACCTTAAAGCGATCACTGGTTTTGAGATCAGTGTTGACAGGGTGGATACGCGGTTCAAGCTTAGCCAGAACAGGAATGATCACGATTATTTCAGTGTGGTGGACCATCTGAAAGAACTGGGAGATGATCATGCTCACCGGATTGCGTCTGAGATGGAATTAAGGCGGGAGCGAAAATAA
- a CDS encoding Gfo/Idh/MocA family protein: MTEAKKNRREFLKLSMMGGAGVALSAMGMPASSYARIIGANDRVNVGVVGYSDRFRQALMPCFLKNHKELNFDIIAVSDIWNRRREEGKAALESKLGHSVQTCVNNDELYKIKDLDAVMIATADFQHAFHTIEAVKNKKDVYCEKPFAETMEDARNALKAVKESKKVFQVGTQRRSGASYHAAANFIKEGKFGPITMVEMTWNVNQPGRWRRPELTKSIKESDVDWNRFLCSRPKDSWDPRKYLEFRLFWPYSSGIFGQWMTHQIDTVHWFTGLQHPRSAVANGGIYQWKDGRSNADTLTAVFDYGPQNDPKNGFQVVYSSRFHNSAGGTKELYYSNGGMIDMSTNKISPTGGLREKEAAEMGMKANLLPSMDLSSVAASVETGANTGGDDTTDAHVRNWMECVRKQDVKTNAPIEAAYSHSIALIMGTAAYRTGMKATFDEAKQDVIVGGKVFTL, encoded by the coding sequence ATGACAGAAGCAAAAAAGAACCGCCGCGAATTCCTGAAGCTTTCCATGATGGGAGGTGCCGGGGTTGCCCTCAGTGCAATGGGGATGCCAGCGAGCAGTTATGCACGTATTATCGGAGCCAACGACCGTGTGAATGTAGGCGTGGTAGGCTATTCTGACCGTTTTCGCCAGGCCCTGATGCCTTGCTTCCTGAAGAATCATAAAGAACTGAACTTTGATATCATCGCCGTTTCCGACATCTGGAACCGCCGCCGTGAAGAAGGTAAAGCCGCATTGGAAAGTAAACTGGGCCACAGTGTGCAAACCTGCGTGAACAACGATGAACTGTATAAGATCAAAGACCTCGATGCAGTAATGATCGCTACAGCAGACTTCCAGCACGCCTTCCATACTATTGAAGCCGTTAAGAACAAGAAAGATGTTTACTGCGAAAAACCTTTCGCTGAAACAATGGAAGATGCCCGCAATGCACTCAAAGCAGTAAAGGAATCTAAAAAGGTTTTCCAGGTAGGTACGCAACGCCGCAGTGGTGCCAGTTATCATGCCGCAGCTAACTTCATCAAAGAAGGAAAGTTCGGCCCTATCACCATGGTAGAAATGACCTGGAACGTAAACCAGCCCGGCCGTTGGCGCAGACCGGAACTCACAAAATCCATCAAAGAATCAGATGTGGATTGGAATCGTTTCCTCTGCAGCCGTCCGAAAGACAGCTGGGACCCGCGTAAATATTTAGAGTTCCGCCTTTTCTGGCCATACTCTTCAGGTATCTTTGGCCAATGGATGACGCACCAGATAGATACTGTACACTGGTTCACCGGCTTGCAGCATCCACGTAGTGCAGTAGCAAACGGAGGGATCTACCAATGGAAAGATGGCCGCAGCAATGCAGATACACTCACAGCAGTGTTCGATTACGGTCCGCAAAATGATCCAAAGAACGGCTTCCAGGTAGTATACAGTTCCCGTTTCCACAACTCTGCAGGAGGTACAAAAGAGCTCTACTATTCCAACGGTGGCATGATAGACATGAGCACAAACAAGATCAGTCCAACCGGTGGTCTGAGAGAGAAAGAAGCGGCAGAAATGGGCATGAAAGCAAATCTCCTTCCCAGCATGGACCTCTCCAGCGTGGCTGCATCTGTTGAAACCGGTGCTAACACTGGCGGTGATGATACTACGGATGCGCACGTACGTAACTGGATGGAATGTGTGCGCAAACAGGATGTTAAAACAAACGCTCCCATTGAGGCGGCCTATTCTCACTCAATAGCGCTGATCATGGGTACCGCTGCATATCGCACTGGCATGAAAGCCACTTTCGACGAAGCTAAACAAGATGTAATTGTTGGAGGCAAGGTATTCACGCTCTAA
- a CDS encoding sugar phosphate isomerase/epimerase family protein has product MKKYAFLLLFLLLQGLYLQSNAQKSSIPPLGVCTSFENDSLLKAAGFAYIEESARKILSPAVPDSTFNSQLARIRKMKLKLETCNLFMPGTMRLIGKEADEKAILGYVDSLMQRAKIVGVKIIVFGSAGSRKLLDGMDPEQSKKELIAISRKMAAVAKKYDRIIAMESLNRSEDNFMNSLQIVTDVAQQVNHPNFRLTVDLYHMMKEGEDPADILKAAPYLVHCHIAEKEGRRAPGTSKEDFKPYFAAMRKANYKGRIMIESGWKNMAEESRPAFLYLTEQLNEVYK; this is encoded by the coding sequence ATGAAAAAATATGCTTTTCTTCTGCTATTCCTCTTATTACAAGGTCTTTATCTGCAATCGAATGCACAGAAGAGCAGTATTCCGCCGTTGGGCGTCTGTACTTCATTTGAGAACGACAGCCTCCTGAAAGCCGCCGGCTTCGCTTATATAGAAGAGTCTGCCCGCAAAATACTCTCCCCGGCCGTTCCGGATTCCACCTTCAACAGCCAGCTTGCCCGGATCAGGAAAATGAAACTGAAACTGGAAACCTGCAACCTCTTCATGCCAGGCACCATGCGCCTCATAGGAAAGGAGGCAGACGAGAAAGCGATCCTTGGGTATGTGGATTCCCTCATGCAACGCGCAAAGATAGTAGGCGTAAAGATCATCGTATTCGGCAGTGCCGGTTCCCGCAAACTCCTGGATGGAATGGATCCTGAACAATCAAAGAAGGAACTGATCGCCATCTCCCGCAAAATGGCAGCGGTAGCAAAGAAATACGACCGCATCATTGCCATGGAAAGCCTGAACAGATCAGAGGATAATTTCATGAACAGCCTGCAGATCGTAACGGATGTGGCACAACAGGTGAACCATCCCAATTTCAGGCTCACGGTAGACCTCTATCATATGATGAAAGAAGGAGAGGACCCCGCTGATATCCTCAAAGCAGCACCCTACCTGGTGCATTGCCATATTGCAGAAAAAGAAGGCCGCAGGGCGCCGGGCACCAGCAAGGAAGATTTCAAACCCTATTTTGCCGCCATGAGAAAAGCCAATTACAAAGGCCGCATCATGATAGAAAGTGGCTGGAAAAATATGGCGGAAGAAAGCAGACCCGCATTCCTTTATCTCACAGAACAACTGAACGAAGTATATAAATAA
- the pyrF gene encoding orotidine-5'-phosphate decarboxylase, which yields MNRQELVQLIRERKSYLCIGLDTDIHKIPKHLLSHPDPIFAFNKAIIDATKDICVAYKINTAFYECLGIRGWESLQRTVEYIPKEIFTIADAKRGDIGNTSTYYAKTFYETYGFDSVTVAPYMGRDSVEPFLGFSEKWAIVLGLTSNEGSRDVQQLQLDGGFVYEKVMKTTASWGTPDNMMFVVGATKADVVADIRRLLPDHFFLVPGVGAQGGSLKEISEKGMNKEIGLLVNASRAVIYAGNDEKFAEDARAVALQYQAEMAGYIPA from the coding sequence ATGAACAGACAGGAATTGGTGCAGCTTATCAGGGAGCGAAAATCTTACCTTTGTATCGGATTGGATACAGATATACATAAGATCCCCAAACATTTATTATCCCACCCTGACCCCATCTTTGCCTTTAATAAAGCAATAATTGATGCCACCAAGGATATTTGTGTAGCTTATAAGATCAATACTGCTTTTTACGAATGCCTGGGTATCCGTGGCTGGGAAAGCCTCCAACGTACTGTTGAATATATTCCGAAAGAGATCTTCACAATAGCCGACGCCAAAAGAGGCGATATCGGCAATACCTCCACTTATTACGCCAAAACCTTTTACGAAACCTATGGTTTTGATTCCGTAACAGTTGCTCCTTACATGGGGCGCGACAGTGTGGAACCGTTCCTGGGCTTCTCTGAGAAATGGGCCATTGTACTGGGTCTGACTTCCAACGAAGGTTCCCGCGACGTGCAGCAATTGCAGCTGGATGGAGGTTTTGTATATGAGAAAGTAATGAAAACCACTGCATCCTGGGGTACACCGGATAATATGATGTTTGTGGTAGGTGCTACAAAAGCCGATGTGGTAGCGGATATCCGTCGTTTATTACCAGATCATTTCTTCCTGGTCCCGGGTGTTGGGGCGCAGGGTGGCAGCCTGAAGGAGATCTCCGAAAAAGGCATGAACAAGGAAATAGGCTTACTGGTAAATGCCAGCAGAGCGGTGATCTATGCCGGCAATGATGAGAAATTTGCCGAAGATGCCCGTGCGGTTGCTTTACA